The following coding sequences lie in one Rutidosis leptorrhynchoides isolate AG116_Rl617_1_P2 chromosome 4, CSIRO_AGI_Rlap_v1, whole genome shotgun sequence genomic window:
- the LOC139839950 gene encoding potassium transporter 2-like — translation MDLEDKKISGNAKDSWRTTLLLAYQSLGVVYGDLSISPIYVYKSTFADDIHHSETNEEIFGVLSFVFWTLTLVPLFKYVFIVLRADDNGEGGTFALYSSICRHAKVSLLPNRQIADESLSTYKLKQPPESENSSKVKMLLEKHKTLHTALLILVLLGTCMVIGDGLLTPAISVFSAVSGLELSMSKEHHEYAVIPITCFILVCLFALQHYGTHRVGLFFAPIVLLWLLCISGLGLYNIFYWDPHVYKALSPYYMYKFLKKTKKRGWMSLGGILLCITGSEAMFADLGHFSYSAIQIAFTFLVYPALILGYMGQAAYLSKHHQMTHNISYYVSVPESVRWPVLVIAILASVVGSQAIISGTFSIINQSQSLGCFPRVKVVHTSDKKHGQIYIPEINWILMILCIAVTIGFRDTKHMGNASGLAVMAVMLVTTCLMSLVIILCWHKPPILALCFLLFFGSIELLYFSASLVKFREGAWLPLLLALFLVTVMFVWHYATTKKYEYDLQNKVSLEWLLALGPSLGMSRVPGIGLVFTDLTSGIPANFSRFVTNLPAFHCILVFVCVKSVPVPFVPRAERYLMGRVGPASLRSYRCIVRYGYRDVHQDVDSFESELANRIADFIRYDWSRPELTTDPGNEDNGLPSSRSSGEYRLAVIGNSDFSTSRPFESEQSMQQVSVSVGFSTIESVTGIIENDPQLKRRVTFAIDDHNDSDDPKDVQMREELNDLFDAQQSGTAFILGHSHVKATQGSSVFKRLAINFAYNFLRRNCRGPDVVLKVPPASLLEVGMVYVV, via the exons ATGGATCTTGAAGACAAAAAAATTTCTGGAAATGCTAAG GATTCTTGGAGAACAACATTGCTGTTAGCTTACCAGAGTCTCGGTGTAGTTTACGGAGACCTCAGCATTTCGCCTATTTATGTCTACAAAAGCACATTTGCAGATGATATTCATCATTCAGAAACAAATGAAGAGATATTTGGCGTGCTTTCATTTGTTTTCTGGACTTTAACTTTAGTCCCTTTGTTCAAATACGTGTTCATTGTTCTTCGAGCTGATGATAATGGTGAAG GTGGAACTTTTGCTCTTTATTCTTCTATATGTCGACATGCGAAAGTAAGCCTACTACCAAACCGACAAATTGCTGATGAATCACTCTCAACGTATAAACTCAAACAACCTCCAGAAAGTGAAAATAGCTCAAAAGTGAAAATGTTGCTCGAAAAGCACAAAACTTTGCATACAGCTTTACTAATCTTGGTTCTTCTTGGTACTTGTATGGTAATCGGAGATGGATTACTTACTCCAGCCATATCTG TTTTTTCGGCGGTTTCTGGGCTTGAGTTATCAATGTCTAAAGAACACCATGAAT ATGCCGTGATACCGATTACCTGTTTCATATTAGTGTGCCTATTTGCGCTCCAACATTATGGCACACATCGAGTGGGTCTGTTTTTTGCTCCAATAGTTCTGTTGTGGTTGTTATGCATCAGTGGACTTGGATTATACAATATATTTTATTGGGACCCACATGTTTACAAAGCACTTTCGCCCTATTATATGTATAAGTTTTTGAAGAAGACAAAGAAAAGAGGGTGGATGTCTTTGGGAGGCATTTTGCTGTGCATCACAG GATCGGAAGCAATGTTTGCTGATCTTGGTCACTTCTCATATTCTGCAATTCAG ATTGCTTTCACCTTCCTTGTATATCCTGCACTAATACTAGGTTACATGGGACAAGCCGCTTACTTGTCAAAACATCACCAAATGACACACAATATTAGCTATTATGTTTCGGTGCCAG AAAGTGTAAGGTGGCCGGTGCTTGTTATTGCTATTCTTGCGTCTGTTGTCGGGAGTCAAGCAATCATAAGTGGAACATTCTCGATCATTAACCAGAGTCAATCATTAGGTTGTTTTCCGAGAGTTAAGGTTGTTCATACATCTGACAAGAAACACGGTCAGATTTACATACCGGAGATCAACTGGATACTCATGATCCTATGCATTGCTGTCACCATTGGATTCAGGGATACAAAACACATGGGAAACGCATCAG GATTGGCAGTTATGGCGGTAATGCTCGTTACAACTTGCTTGATGTCATTAGTGATTATTCTTTGTTGGCATAAACCTCcgattttggctctttgtttcctACTATTCTTCGGGTCAATCGAATTACTCTATTTCTCGGCTTCTTTAGTCAAGTTTCGTGAAGGTGCATGGCTCCCACTTCTCTTAGCACTATTTCTCGTTACCGTAATGTTCGTTTGGCACTACGCGACTACCAAAAAGTACGAATATGATCTTCAAAATAAGGTCTCGTTAGAATGGTTACTAGCTTTAGGTCCAAGTTTAGGTATGTCTAGGGTCCCCGGGATCGGGCTCGTGTTTACGGATCTCACATCGGGTATACCGGCTAACTTTTCACGGTTCGTGACTAATCTTCCTGCGTTTCACTGTATtttggtgtttgtgtgtgtgaaatcTGTACCTGTTCCTTTTGTTCCTAGAGCTGAGAGGTACCTTATGGGTCGAGTGGGACCCGCGAGTCTTAGGTCGTATAGGTGTATTGTACGGTATGGGTATCGTGATGTTCATCAGGATGTTGATTCGTTTGAATCTGAACTTGCGAACCGGATCGCTGACTTTATCCGTTATGACTGGTCCCGCCCTGAACTCACTACTGATCCAG GTAACGAAGATAACGGGCTACCATCAAGCAGATCGTCAGGGGAATATCGGCTTGCCGTAATAGGAAACTCAGACTTTTCGACATCTCGGCCTTTTGAATCAGAACAAAGTATGCAACAAGTTAGTGTATCTGTCGGGTTTTCAACAATCGAGAGCGTAACGGGCATAATCGAAAATGACCCGCAACTAAAAAGGAGGGTAACATTTGCCATTGATGATCACAATGATTCTGACGATCCAAAAGACGTGCAGATGAGAGAAGAACTTAACGATTTATTTGATGCTCAACAAAGTGGAACTGCATTTATACTTGGCCACTCGCACGTGAAAGCAACACAAGGATCGTCGGTTTTTAAGAGGTTAGCGATTAATTTTGCGTATAATTTTCTTAGACGAAATTGTAGGGGACCGGATGTGGTGCTAAAGGTGCCTCCAGCATCTTTGTTAGAAGTTGGCATGGTTTATGTTGtataa